The genomic interval TGATCTTTTTCGTACAATACGCCTATCTTTTTCTTGTTCACAAGAACGATGTCCGAATAGGCCGAATATGCACCGTCATAACCTTCAGGGCTTTTCGCGATGGTTTCATTGAAGTACCAGGTTTTGCCACCATCTTTCGAAAGGCGTAAGGTTAAATTATCGCGATTGTTTTCGTCAGCAGCATTGATATGGGCTAAAATAAACTTCTTGCCTTTCTTCCAGGAAAGTACTGAGCCTTGATTGATCGGATCGGGCAAGTTAGGGTCTGCCTTAGAGCTGTCCCATGTTTGTCCTCCATCGGTCGAAATGGATATGATTCGTTGTTTAGGGGTAAGTCCTTGATTTCTTGATGACATGTAAACAGAATTATCTCCGATCTGTGCTGCCGTAGATTCGTTAGTTCCTGGGTAATGAACGTTTTCGCTTAGCTTAAACGTTTTGCCATGATCATCTGAATAGTATGCATGAGCAATCCAGTCTTTGTTTTGAGGCTGCGGATCACCTGCGTTATGATTTGCGGCAATGTAGATGCGTCCTTTATTGGGTCCCGAAACAAATTGGAAGCCATGTCCAGGTGTGTTAGCATAAGTACGCCAGTCTTCCTCGAAATTATAGGCCGAGTTGATTTGTGGTTGTTTAGGACGGTGTGCCTGAGTGGTGATATTGACTGGTTCTGACCAACTCTCACCATTATCTTCTGAGGTAATATACCACAGTTCGCGCAAGCCTGTGCCTTTTCGAACTTCACCCTCATGGTTGTTTCCGGTATTGTAAAACAGGAATATGCGACCATTGGGATATGCCGGGTCAAGCAAGTCTACGACCGGAGCTGCATTTCCTGCCTGAAGATCATCATAATCTGCTGCTACATGAAGTGGACCCCAAGTTTTCCCATCGTCTGAACTGATTTTATAGACAATGTCAACATTGCCATAGTCGCCTGCATGATCTACACGACCCTCGGAGAATGCGATAAGGTCACCGTTTTTGTTTTTCACGATAGCTGGAATCCGGTAGCTGGCATAACCATCATCTCCAGACTTGAACACTGTTACTTCTTGAGCTCGTGCCAGCATAACGCTCGCAATAATCGTAAATGTTAGAATTAATCTTTTCATTGTATTTGTTTTATGTATTGTATTTTCTTTGTTTTATCACTTGTAAGGTATAAAAGTAAACATCCATTTTACTGGGCTATCCCAACTTTTACCTTTAAACTCTCCAACTGGAAGCTTAACCAACACTTCGTTCCATCCCTTATTCAACCTAATCATCGTGGGCTCGCGATATGAATAGCTCTCATCGATAAGAGGTGTCTCCAATGCGCCTTTTTCTCCCCCTTGCTTCCAATCTGGTGGAGAAATAACAAGACCGTTTACCCATACTTCACTTTGTTGTTCATCCCAAGTTCCCTTTTGTGGCGAGTGGCTCGCGTATGATCTGGACAGGTCATTGAACCCGATCCAAAAAGGCACTAGCTCATTCTTGTTGCTCCAGATTTTTGTCCGTGCATACCAGGTTGTATTTTCTTCGGGCTGTTTGAGAGCACCTTTTATTACATCCGCCCACCAATGCCTTAATATAATCGTGCCGCCTTCAGCGGTTTGTGTAACCTTAATTTCATTGCTATACGGATGGTCTTCTGAAATAAACGATTTTGACAGGTCGCCGTTGTTATCAAACGGTCCGATAAGATCCCATACTAAGTCTGTCTGCTTAACATAGGGAAACGGCTTGTTGTTGAAGTACAAATCTTTGTGTACAAGCAAACGCCTTTCAAAATCTCGGAATTCCTGATAATCCGGACTGTTTTTGGGAACTATATTGGCAACCCATCCAGTTTTCCCGCCACCTCGCCAGCTCCTCTCTGCAAATGTAAGGATCGCTGGATAGATAGAGCTCTGGTAGAACATGTCGATTGGTTTGGACACTGCTCTGTCAGGCCATGAGCATAAAGTTGCACCAATCAGGTTAGCATGTTCATCTCCTTGTTCCCCAATTTTCCTGTGGAATAGGGTCGTTACAGTTTCAAGCGGATCCATGTGGTTAATGTAAAGGTGTTTGGAGTCAATAAACACCTTCTCACCACTTTCTTCTATTTTTTCGGCGCCTCCCATCCAAAGTTGTCGGATTGTCTGGGGCATCAGATTGCTACCTGGATCCCAGCCGACTGTTTTATATCCCAGCGATTCGACATATCTGGTGATTTCCGGCATAAAGTCGTTATTGGTTATTTTGACTTCGTCGCCGCCGATATGGAGATAAGGAAGGTTAGCGAATGTTTCAGAAAACTCCTTTAATAGTTCTTTGATATAAACAATTCCCGAATCAGATTGCATA from Pedobacter indicus carries:
- a CDS encoding sialidase family protein, yielding MKRLILTFTIIASVMLARAQEVTVFKSGDDGYASYRIPAIVKNKNGDLIAFSEGRVDHAGDYGNVDIVYKISSDDGKTWGPLHVAADYDDLQAGNAAPVVDLLDPAYPNGRIFLFYNTGNNHEGEVRKGTGLRELWYITSEDNGESWSEPVNITTQAHRPKQPQINSAYNFEEDWRTYANTPGHGFQFVSGPNKGRIYIAANHNAGDPQPQNKDWIAHAYYSDDHGKTFKLSENVHYPGTNESTAAQIGDNSVYMSSRNQGLTPKQRIISISTDGGQTWDSSKADPNLPDPINQGSVLSWKKGKKFILAHINAADENNRDNLTLRLSKDGGKTWYFNETIAKSPEGYDGAYSAYSDIVLVNKKKIGVLYEKDHYKEIVFVIQKIK
- a CDS encoding family 20 glycosylhydrolase — encoded protein: MDKRTLKFISLSILLILFAFVSVRAQESLIPLPTHVQWSEGTLDLSKGIQLETNHTDLVNERVLVEDILTSWQIEHSTTETQNKLPVLQLKLISSSELNESSEAYELTIDDRGISISASTPTGIFYGLQTLRQFNIQNKQIRKVTIADQPAFSWRAFLLDVGRNYQPMDMLKEQIDILSRYKMNVLHFHFTEDIAWRLASKNYPGLTAADNMTRWEGKYYTQEQFQELIDYCAERHILFLPEIDMPGHSAAFKRFFGVDMQSDSGIVYIKELLKEFSETFANLPYLHIGGDEVKITNNDFMPEITRYVESLGYKTVGWDPGSNLMPQTIRQLWMGGAEKIEESGEKVFIDSKHLYINHMDPLETVTTLFHRKIGEQGDEHANLIGATLCSWPDRAVSKPIDMFYQSSIYPAILTFAERSWRGGGKTGWVANIVPKNSPDYQEFRDFERRLLVHKDLYFNNKPFPYVKQTDLVWDLIGPFDNNGDLSKSFISEDHPYSNEIKVTQTAEGGTIILRHWWADVIKGALKQPEENTTWYARTKIWSNKNELVPFWIGFNDLSRSYASHSPQKGTWDEQQSEVWVNGLVISPPDWKQGGEKGALETPLIDESYSYREPTMIRLNKGWNEVLVKLPVGEFKGKSWDSPVKWMFTFIPYK